One Fundidesulfovibrio terrae genomic window carries:
- a CDS encoding AAA family ATPase: MRYFELLNLRREPFSNSPDPDLFYRTKQHRECLQALEIALRLKRGLCVVTGHVGTGKTTLCRQLIRLLGERQGVVTHLVLDPSFSDAREFLVYLCGCFGMDGGEARAASDWQLREHIKNTLWGLAVEEDQLVALIVDEGQKMSLECLEILRELLNFETNEHKLLQIVIFGQLEFEPILEAKANLADRVNLRFRIGPLDFQDTRELIQARLAMCSKDISPEGLFSFWALLAVYLATDGFPRQIVQLCHQALLAVIIKERPRVTWGVVRSCMRWRTLGLPRRRRWPRTAAAVLALLVLAAGAGMYFGGDSLDLRRLKGAVAGISLPDVASWFRPDRDKGAAQGGAGATTADSSAGGGAVSGPGTPPKPAPQAQDASQQDALAGDSRGVSGPVTPSASGQQDQQGQPGNAAQTGAPAQESAAALSSQLGQPGGPASEAAMQPSGEPSGAKSPREQGPPRFTGVRLSAVDGVETLEILTDYPVDRFESGFKPNPARILVDLPGNWERRADRELPVGSERIDKVRSAVHPDKLRVAVYLKDASVGPVRPQVEKTPSGLRVILK, translated from the coding sequence ATGCGTTATTTCGAACTCTTGAATCTGCGCCGCGAGCCCTTTTCCAACTCGCCGGACCCGGACCTGTTCTACCGCACCAAGCAGCACCGGGAATGCCTCCAGGCCCTGGAGATCGCCCTGCGTTTGAAGCGCGGCCTGTGCGTGGTCACCGGGCACGTGGGAACGGGCAAGACCACCCTGTGCCGCCAGCTCATCCGCCTTCTGGGGGAGCGCCAGGGGGTGGTGACCCATCTGGTGCTGGACCCGTCCTTTTCGGACGCGCGAGAGTTTCTGGTCTATCTTTGCGGCTGCTTCGGGATGGATGGAGGGGAGGCCCGGGCCGCCAGCGACTGGCAGCTGCGCGAGCACATCAAGAACACCCTCTGGGGCCTTGCCGTGGAAGAGGACCAGTTGGTGGCCCTCATCGTGGACGAAGGCCAGAAGATGTCGCTCGAATGCCTGGAGATCCTGCGCGAGCTGCTCAATTTCGAGACCAACGAGCACAAGCTCCTGCAGATCGTGATCTTCGGGCAGCTGGAGTTCGAGCCCATCCTGGAGGCCAAGGCCAACCTGGCCGACCGGGTGAACCTGCGCTTCCGCATCGGCCCCCTGGATTTCCAGGACACCCGCGAGCTCATCCAGGCCCGCCTGGCCATGTGCTCCAAGGACATCTCCCCCGAGGGGCTCTTCAGCTTCTGGGCGCTTTTGGCGGTGTACCTGGCCACGGACGGCTTTCCGCGCCAGATCGTGCAGTTGTGCCATCAGGCGCTTCTGGCGGTGATCATCAAGGAGCGCCCCCGCGTCACCTGGGGCGTGGTGCGCAGCTGCATGCGCTGGCGCACCCTGGGCCTGCCCAGGCGCAGGCGCTGGCCCAGGACGGCGGCCGCCGTGTTGGCGCTTCTCGTGTTGGCTGCCGGAGCCGGAATGTACTTCGGAGGCGACAGCCTGGACCTACGCCGCCTCAAGGGCGCCGTGGCCGGAATATCCCTGCCGGATGTGGCTTCCTGGTTCCGCCCGGACCGGGACAAGGGCGCAGCCCAGGGTGGTGCCGGGGCAACCACAGCGGACAGTTCCGCAGGGGGGGGCGCGGTGTCCGGCCCGGGAACCCCGCCGAAACCAGCGCCGCAAGCCCAGGACGCGTCGCAGCAGGACGCCCTGGCCGGGGACTCCCGGGGCGTTTCCGGCCCGGTGACGCCGAGCGCGAGCGGCCAGCAGGACCAACAGGGGCAGCCGGGGAACGCGGCCCAGACGGGCGCGCCTGCGCAGGAATCCGCGGCCGCCCTGTCCAGCCAGTTGGGCCAGCCTGGCGGTCCGGCCTCCGAGGCCGCCATGCAGCCCTCAGGCGAGCCTTCCGGGGCGAAATCCCCGCGCGAGCAGGGGCCGCCCCGCTTCACCGGGGTGCGGCTCTCGGCCGTGGACGGCGTGGAGACGTTGGAAATACTTACCGATTATCCCGTTGACCGTTTCGAGTCCGGATTCAAGCCCAACCCCGCGCGAATCCTGGTGGATCTCCCCGGCAACTGGGAGCGCCGCGCGGACCGGGAGCTGCCCGTGGGCTCGGAACGTATTGACAAAGTGCGCAGCGCCGTTCATCCGGATAAGCTGAGGGTGGCGGTCTATCTCAAGGACGCCTCGGTCGGGCCTGTCCGGCCGCAGGTGGAAAAGACTCCCTCGGGACTCAGAGTCATCCTCAAATAA
- a CDS encoding type II secretion system F family protein — MPSFSYQALSETGRTVTGTLEADSAESAQRKLLSMGYIPVSITQGARPAGLSAWWAEKQVDLTKVKVKEIILFTKQFRTMMQAGISILDILRILEEQSENLKLKRICGEMNADIKQGKTLFEAFSAHPKVFSNLYRNMVKAGEESGALPEVLHRLIYLIEHEHKVKADINSALQYPITVVIVLALAFYVLLTFVIPKFVGIFANAKIELPWPTVIAINMYNFFADYGYFVLVGVIAFIWGFIRVLKTERGRLVWDRFWLRVPVFGPLFTKAAMARFAAIFAILQASGVSVLAILDILGGTIGNAAIALEFAQIKEQLKEGRGLAPPFRHTKHFTPMVINMVSVGEESGNLEEMLQAVANHYDDEVAYAVASLSAAINPILVLGLAGVVGFFALAIYMPMWDMTKMVK; from the coding sequence ATGCCCTCCTTTTCCTACCAGGCTCTGAGCGAAACCGGCCGTACGGTCACGGGAACGCTGGAAGCGGACTCGGCCGAAAGCGCCCAACGCAAGCTTTTGTCCATGGGCTACATTCCCGTGTCCATCACCCAGGGGGCTCGGCCGGCGGGGCTTTCCGCGTGGTGGGCGGAAAAGCAGGTTGACCTGACCAAGGTCAAGGTCAAGGAAATCATCCTGTTCACGAAGCAGTTCAGGACGATGATGCAGGCGGGCATCTCCATCCTGGACATACTCAGGATTCTCGAAGAGCAGTCCGAGAACCTGAAGCTCAAGCGGATATGCGGCGAGATGAACGCCGACATCAAGCAGGGAAAGACGCTCTTCGAGGCCTTCTCGGCCCACCCGAAGGTGTTCTCCAACCTGTACCGCAACATGGTGAAGGCGGGCGAGGAGTCCGGAGCGCTGCCGGAGGTGCTGCACCGGCTCATTTACCTCATCGAGCACGAGCACAAGGTCAAGGCGGACATCAACTCCGCGTTGCAATACCCCATCACCGTGGTGATCGTCCTGGCGCTGGCGTTTTACGTGCTCCTGACCTTCGTGATCCCCAAGTTCGTGGGCATCTTCGCCAACGCGAAGATCGAGCTTCCCTGGCCCACGGTCATCGCCATCAACATGTACAACTTTTTCGCGGACTACGGGTATTTCGTGCTGGTGGGGGTCATCGCCTTCATCTGGGGGTTCATCAGGGTGCTCAAGACCGAGCGCGGCAGGCTCGTCTGGGACCGCTTCTGGCTGCGGGTGCCCGTGTTCGGACCGCTGTTCACCAAGGCCGCCATGGCCCGGTTCGCGGCCATCTTCGCCATTCTCCAGGCCAGCGGCGTGTCCGTGCTCGCCATCCTGGACATTCTGGGCGGCACTATCGGCAACGCGGCCATCGCCCTCGAATTCGCCCAGATCAAGGAGCAGCTCAAGGAAGGCCGTGGCCTGGCCCCGCCCTTCCGCCACACCAAGCATTTCACTCCCATGGTCATCAACATGGTCTCCGTGGGCGAGGAGTCCGGCAACCTGGAGGAGATGCTCCAGGCCGTGGCCAACCATTACGACGACGAGGTGGCCTACGCCGTGGCCAGCCTGTCAGCCGCCATCAACCCCATTCTGGTCCTCGGCCTGGCCGGAGTGGTGGGTTTCTTCGCCCTGGCCATCTACATGCCCATGTGGGACATGACCAAGATGGTGAAATGA
- a CDS encoding sigma-54 interaction domain-containing protein, protein MFQRMRVDISLGVLIPFILGGLAALFVLGLTAVRELGYLAGLTRVQFGYASAAGTGLTVFGVAMLLGRLVLRPVKQFLGRAKNLPMLKEPAEKMERARGAEIDALDKMFEHVTHVLESLDAKALFPEIIGESRALRGVLAQVAKVAPSDATVLLTGESGTGKDLFANTVHAHSKRKDKPFVAVNCAAIPPGLMESELFGHEKGAFTGAIAAKKGKFEQASGGTLFLDEIGDMPIETQAKILRALENGEAERVGGDKPVRFNVRLVAATNKNLQEMIGKNEFREDLYHRLNVFPLLLPPLRVRPEDIPLLATHFLERFGPGLTIATEALQLLMAYAWPGNVRELRNTLERAAVLAGEHEVVLAEHLPSQVRLVSASEPQLPIMPESRAKDLDERLEEIEKGLIIAALVRCNGVQVRAAEILGIKERSLWHRVKKYGVDPASYKRN, encoded by the coding sequence ATGTTCCAGCGAATGCGCGTGGACATCTCCCTGGGGGTGCTCATCCCCTTCATCCTGGGCGGGCTTGCTGCGCTGTTCGTCCTGGGGCTGACGGCCGTCCGGGAGCTCGGCTACCTGGCGGGGCTCACCAGGGTTCAGTTCGGCTACGCCTCTGCTGCCGGGACCGGGCTTACGGTGTTCGGGGTGGCCATGCTGCTGGGCAGGCTGGTGCTCAGGCCCGTGAAGCAGTTCCTGGGCCGGGCCAAGAACCTGCCCATGCTCAAGGAGCCCGCCGAAAAGATGGAGAGGGCCCGGGGTGCCGAGATCGACGCCCTGGACAAGATGTTCGAGCACGTCACCCACGTGCTGGAGAGCCTGGACGCCAAGGCGCTCTTCCCTGAAATCATCGGCGAGAGCCGGGCCCTGCGTGGGGTGCTGGCCCAGGTGGCCAAGGTGGCCCCCTCCGACGCCACGGTGCTGCTCACCGGCGAATCCGGCACCGGCAAGGACCTGTTCGCCAACACCGTCCACGCCCACTCCAAGCGCAAGGACAAGCCCTTCGTGGCCGTGAACTGCGCGGCCATCCCCCCCGGACTCATGGAGAGCGAGCTCTTCGGGCACGAGAAGGGGGCCTTCACCGGGGCCATCGCGGCCAAGAAGGGCAAGTTCGAGCAGGCCAGCGGGGGCACGCTCTTCCTGGACGAGATCGGGGACATGCCCATCGAAACCCAGGCCAAGATCCTTCGCGCCCTGGAGAACGGCGAGGCCGAGCGGGTGGGCGGGGACAAACCCGTGCGCTTCAACGTCCGGCTGGTGGCGGCCACCAACAAGAACCTCCAGGAGATGATCGGCAAAAACGAGTTCCGCGAGGACCTCTACCACCGGCTCAACGTCTTCCCCTTGCTGCTGCCGCCCCTCCGGGTGCGCCCGGAGGACATCCCGCTGCTGGCCACGCATTTCCTGGAGCGCTTCGGGCCAGGGCTCACCATCGCCACCGAGGCGTTGCAGCTGCTCATGGCCTACGCCTGGCCCGGCAACGTGCGTGAGCTGCGCAACACCCTCGAGCGCGCCGCAGTGCTGGCCGGGGAGCACGAGGTCGTCCTGGCCGAGCATCTTCCGTCCCAGGTGCGCCTGGTGTCGGCCTCGGAGCCGCAGTTGCCGATCATGCCCGAAAGCCGCGCCAAGGACCTGGACGAACGCCTCGAGGAGATCGAGAAGGGGCTCATCATCGCCGCCCTGGTCAGGTGCAACGGGGTGCAGGTGCGCGCTGCCGAGATACTCGGCATCAAGGAGCGCAGCCTCTGGCATCGGGTGAAGAAGTACGGTGTGGACCCTGCCTCGTACAAGCGTAACTGA
- a CDS encoding pilin: protein MNTTTRTINTGKAQSGFTLIEVIAVLVIVGMLAAVAIPKYLDMQTSAAKNAIQGAIAAGASNVTMEYSQELLKGTFSDMATLATNLSVPGYTTVGDFTVTYTAAASGITVTLATAPDPINGQVAKVKALVPDPTVKTITLQ, encoded by the coding sequence ATGAACACCACCACCCGCACCATCAACACCGGCAAGGCTCAAAGCGGCTTCACCCTGATCGAAGTTATCGCCGTCCTGGTTATCGTCGGCATGTTGGCCGCCGTGGCCATCCCCAAGTACCTCGACATGCAGACCTCTGCTGCGAAGAACGCCATTCAGGGCGCCATCGCCGCCGGCGCCTCCAACGTGACCATGGAGTACTCCCAGGAACTGCTGAAGGGCACCTTCTCTGACATGGCCACCCTGGCCACCAACCTGTCGGTGCCCGGCTACACCACCGTGGGCGACTTCACCGTGACCTACACTGCCGCCGCCAGCGGCATCACCGTGACCCTGGCCACCGCTCCCGACCCGATTAACGGGCAGGTGGCCAAGGTGAAGGCCCTGGTGCCCGATCCGACGGTCAAGACCATCACCCTTCAGTAA
- a CDS encoding prepilin-type N-terminal cleavage/methylation domain-containing protein gives MTPRKDSRNFDGQKGVTLKELTIVLILIGVLAAVALPRFSNLNADAISDAETLKSTLRYVRTRALSDIYTWQLQVAGSTLTVQRNTATPTSYTIAFTTAGVAAGTTTFDNRGQPTGTLSYAVTGYPSSPVTITTGTGFVP, from the coding sequence ATGACCCCTCGCAAGGACAGCAGAAATTTCGACGGCCAGAAGGGTGTGACCCTCAAAGAGCTGACCATCGTCCTGATCCTCATCGGGGTTCTTGCGGCGGTGGCCCTGCCGCGCTTCTCCAACCTGAACGCCGACGCCATCTCCGACGCCGAGACCCTCAAGTCCACCTTGCGCTACGTCCGCACCCGGGCCCTGTCGGACATATACACCTGGCAGCTCCAGGTGGCCGGCTCCACCCTCACCGTGCAGCGCAACACAGCGACCCCGACAAGTTACACCATCGCCTTCACCACCGCCGGAGTCGCGGCGGGCACCACCACCTTCGACAACCGGGGCCAGCCTACGGGGACATTGTCCTACGCGGTGACCGGCTACCCCTCCAGCCCCGTGACGATCACGACGGGCACAGGGTTCGTTCCGTGA
- a CDS encoding prepilin-type N-terminal cleavage/methylation domain-containing protein, with protein MKTSGFTLIELIITLILISVMAAMVVPFFKPSVTRGTDPFGFMNTPLSVQTIMASIVADYNSNGTYLHDLSQLNTRIASGNYGLSSSQTITKDNTFKFDPTDLDTALKVTIKDNASGQSVTYVFTKQL; from the coding sequence ATGAAAACGAGCGGATTCACCCTGATCGAGCTGATCATCACCCTCATTTTGATCTCGGTGATGGCGGCCATGGTGGTTCCCTTCTTCAAGCCGAGCGTGACGCGCGGCACCGATCCCTTCGGCTTCATGAACACGCCGCTCAGCGTGCAGACCATCATGGCCAGCATCGTGGCCGACTACAACAGCAACGGCACGTACCTGCACGACCTGTCGCAGCTCAACACCAGGATAGCCAGCGGCAATTACGGGCTCAGCTCGAGCCAGACCATCACCAAGGACAACACCTTCAAGTTCGATCCGACGGATCTGGACACCGCCCTCAAGGTGACCATCAAGGACAACGCCTCCGGGCAGAGCGTGACGTACGTCTTCACGAAGCAGTTATGA
- a CDS encoding PulJ/GspJ family protein, with the protein MKKERISERGATLLEVIITLVILSMVAAGSLAILFNIVEGMIQERNVSAAEENIQGALTRITHEIANMDTKRAYTFAASSITYYYRTDATQSTIQLSGTNLQLNGNTLLNNVVSGTGFAVTAPNYTTSPAVPVGISLSVQVKGARITVTKTYTAKIELNTQRFQ; encoded by the coding sequence ATGAAAAAAGAGAGAATATCCGAGCGGGGGGCGACCCTTCTGGAGGTGATCATCACGCTGGTGATCCTGAGCATGGTCGCGGCCGGGAGCCTGGCTATTCTCTTCAACATCGTCGAGGGGATGATACAGGAGCGCAACGTGTCCGCTGCCGAGGAGAACATCCAGGGAGCGCTCACGCGAATCACGCACGAGATAGCCAACATGGACACCAAGCGGGCCTATACGTTCGCGGCCTCCAGCATAACGTACTACTACCGCACGGACGCGACGCAATCCACCATCCAGCTGTCGGGAACGAACCTGCAGCTCAACGGGAATACGCTCCTGAACAACGTCGTCTCCGGGACGGGGTTCGCGGTCACGGCCCCCAACTATACGACCAGCCCCGCCGTTCCCGTGGGTATCTCGCTCTCGGTGCAGGTGAAGGGGGCCAGGATCACGGTGACGAAGACGTACACGGCGAAGATCGAGCTGAATACGCAGCGCTTCCAATAG
- a CDS encoding lytic transglycosylase domain-containing protein gives MSKIIPAALAAALVLLAIPAVPEAQTIYHYQDSSGVVHLSDIKSNADYRPFFYFRIPAGADRGQIAAIIAREARRYGVDASLVTAMVEVESGFQVRAVSPKGAQGLMQIMPGTAQDLKLKDSFDASKNIEAGTRYMRQLLDRFGGNVKLALAAYNAGPGAVSRCGGVPPISETKSYIEKVRARYGKAI, from the coding sequence ATGTCGAAAATCATTCCGGCGGCCTTGGCCGCGGCACTGGTTCTTCTGGCCATCCCGGCTGTTCCGGAGGCGCAGACCATATACCACTACCAGGACTCGTCCGGCGTGGTGCATCTTTCCGACATCAAGTCCAACGCGGACTACAGACCGTTTTTTTATTTCCGCATTCCAGCGGGCGCGGACCGGGGGCAGATCGCGGCCATCATCGCCCGTGAGGCCAGGCGCTACGGCGTGGACGCCTCGCTGGTCACGGCCATGGTGGAAGTGGAGTCTGGGTTCCAGGTGCGGGCGGTGTCGCCCAAGGGGGCGCAGGGCCTCATGCAGATCATGCCGGGGACCGCGCAGGATTTGAAGCTCAAGGACAGCTTCGACGCTTCCAAGAACATCGAGGCCGGGACGCGCTACATGCGCCAGCTGCTGGACAGGTTCGGCGGCAACGTGAAGCTGGCCCTGGCCGCCTACAACGCCGGGCCGGGCGCGGTGAGCCGGTGCGGGGGCGTGCCGCCCATCTCCGAGACGAAATCCTACATCGAGAAGGTCAGGGCGCGCTACGGCAAGGCCATCTGA